The stretch of DNA TATTGTTCTGAatgattcaacaacaacaacaacaaaaaaacatgcatccTGCGATTGCGCAATGACATTGAATGTGAAAACAGGTGACAGGTTTGAAGTTGAACTTGAATAGGGTTAAGAACGAACATGCCCCCCTCATCCTCTCACCATATATCAAATATGATAATATTGACATGTtcccaacatcccctcccccccccccccccccacccacacaccccacttaAAGATAAAAGatttcttccttccccttcttccatcacccacttctcattcataaaaaaacaaagccTGTGTATAAGTTATCTTTGATGAAATATTGTTTGTTCCAAATGCAGTACAGCATCAAAAGAATACAAAAGTATAGATCTGAATTCTGATAATGATATTTTTAGAACATGACACACAATTTTGTCTCACCAGAGATATTGTTCCTGTTGCGAAAATATCTGAGTCAGGATTTGAAAATGTTTGTGTCACAACAGTGTTTGATGTAATTGATCATGTTAATGATAGAAATAAAATTGTGCTTCAGTAAGATATTGGTAAATTGATatacgtaattttaggaagaaaatttcctttttcattcAGCTTACTGAGTAATGACAAGTATCAATTACCATGTTGTATAAAGTCCTGTGATTCATAATTATATTTTAACTGAATAAAGACAAAATACCTCAGTTTAGTTTGATAAAAATATGCCTTTCTTGGTGAGATGACCTACAAAAATTGGAATGTGATATAATCATTGATCATAATGATATCATATGTCATTTTACTCAAGTGTTGCAtggtggaagaaaaaagaaagggaaaagattAATCAAGAATTTATTGTTTTCAGTATGATATTTAATGACATGATGATTACAGTTTGTTTTGATACATGTAGTAACAAAGTCATTGAGTCATGAGTGTTTCATTCTTTTTGTATTCCAGATATTTGCAAATTGATTGGCTAAAATGGCggacgcaccaccaccaccttacagTACAGTGGCAGACAACAAAGCTGGGCCATACCCCCCAGGTAggagtgtgtaaaaaaaaaaaaaaaaaattgcttacgAGAATTGTGGGCAAATGATGCAGTATGTTTTTCTTGTGTACTTCAAGTTTTAAGGACTGAACACCTGGATCCAGAGATAAAGAACATTTCTAAATAAGTAGATCTGTACAAGAtaatgatttgttttttgttgttgttgcttcatttTGTCATGTAATATATTGATCAGTGGTGGAGACTCATTCAAAAATGGACATGAGCATGTAGGAATAAATAAATGTTGAAGGTACTGTTGACAAATGCAATAGGAGACATGAGATTTGTGTAGGATTTTTCTCTCATGCAGATGTGTTGCTTCACACAGTGTAGGTGTCGCTTCACACAATGTAAGTATTTCTTCGTAGGTTTTGGGGAGGTTCTGTTCAAGATTTGGATTTTGCAAGGGATCATCCCCACAGGCCAGCTCAAAAGGAGGATAGATCTGTTAGTGTTACACAAGCAGTGTTCATCCTTTCAAACaatgtaaaaatgttacatgcctgaaCCCCAGTCTTCATTGTTTCACCATATAATCATTGTTATAAAGTTGCtctcgttttctccgcataggcggatagtaaaacatacttaccgtgacccaactagtgcagactccggcaggggtctgacattcctgtcctgtgcaaactactatccgcctatgcggagaaaatgagagaactacggccgataacctcctggaagtaggtaacgtcccctttgtccccctggctagcgccctctttttccggcagccatctcgacacctgttcctgtgcacttcatacggctaagttttttagatagaaaatttcctctgTCACAGATTGCACACTTTTCTTGATGTTTTACCATTGTACTCAATTATTgtcctgttgtattgtattgtattgtgttgtattctgttgtattgtaggaggaaggtggcagaatggttaagacgctcagctgccaatacagagagtccgtgagggtgtgggttcgaatcccgctctcgccctttctcctaagtttgactggaaaatcaaactgagcgtctagtctttcggatgagacgataaaccgaggtcccgtgtgcagcacgcacttggcgcactgaaaaagaacccatggcaacgagagtgttgtcctctggcgaaattacataaaatgaaatccactttcataggtacacaaatatgtaagcatgcactcaaggcctgactaagcgcgttgggttatgctgctggtcaggcatctgctcaacagatgtggtgtagcgtgtatggatttgtccgaacgcagtgacgcctccttgagaaagtgaaactgaaactgaaactgtattgtatcTCGTCTCATACTCATCGCAAGTTCTTGTCGTCAAACTAATAAGAGAGATTTTGCCTAGGAATGAATAGGTTGGGATTTTCTGAAATaatttttaattttgtgtgtgtgtgtgtttggggggggtggggggtggggggggcttgggcTTAAGTCTTCTTAGTTTCTGATAATTAAGCCTCCCAGTCTCGTATATGCAATGGTGTGCCACCAGTATTGTTGGGAACAATAGCTCTGCGCAAAGTAAAGCTAGACCAAAAGACAGAATTCcagattgattaaaaaaaaagaaagaaaaagaaaaaagaaaagggggtttAAGGGAAGAGGGATTGATTTGTATTATTATACACTAATACAGTGTGTTGAGCGTTAATGTAGCATGACTGTTAGGTATAACTGTGCtagaaaaaaatatttgattGTTTCTCCCAAAATTGTTAATTATATGTGCATTATAGTACATGTCAGCTCATTTGAATATCGCTTTTTAACTAGAATAAAGTTGAGCTGACATGGTCACAACAACGGCAGTTGATCAGGAAAATGTTTCATAAAACTAATAGTTTAAAGTAAGTTTTGAAATAGTGAAGTGAAAACTTACCAGTATCAGACTGTGTTGGAACATATAATGATCAAATAAATTGGAATAAATCTGAAATTTAGTAAATGTGAATAAATCTGAATTTACTAGCAGTTTTTATCACCATCTTTTTGAAAATAAGACTAAGAATGAAACTGCAAAGGTCAGCTTTGGTGGGGAACACAGGTCTTAAATTTAAAAATCGAAACTACGTCATATTTTCATGTATGCAGCCTTTAATTAATTTTACATTCAGGTTGTCTAGGGGTCGTTTTAACAACTATGAACTAATGAAGAAGGCTGTGTTTGGCATTATATTTGTACGCTGTATACATGGATACCAATGGCCTGTGTCTTACAGCGCAGGCAGGCTACCCGCCCCAGGGCTATGGACAGCCTACTCCTGGTGCCTATCCCCCACCTCAGGGGGGCTACCCCCCTCCAGCAGCTGGCTACGCCCCACCTCAAGGGGGTTACCCTCCGGCTGGTGGAGCTGCTCACAGCACTGTTGTGGTGACCCAACCTGCCATGACCATCGTTCAGGTTGGTGGAGTTTTGTTtgcattattcttattattatgattattgttatcattagcagtaatagtagtagtaatagtggtgatATTTCTATGGTCCTTACCTTGGAACAGAGATGAAACTCTCGGGGTTTTTACtgacatggagtcatttgcacaacaagctgcttCACTGGGTAGAGCTCACTGACAGATGGCTTTAGGCACAAATCATAtgtgtcctgtgtcattcactcaggcTTCAGTTATGTGTATGTATTCACATGCATATTAGAGTcagtttttcttcagaatttgctaggaacaatccttttgttgcccgtgggttcttttacatgtcctAAGTGCATACTGTACATAGGACCATGTTTTGTTGTCTCATCCAAGTGATTAGCGTtgagtccaccactcaaggtctagtggcagGGAAGACAAAATCTgacaagtgtgggattcgatccagtACCctaagattctcttgcttcccaagtggatgtgttaccacttggccaccacttcACATTAATGAGGAGTGAATGGGGATTAATGTGTGGTGGAACAGGATATATGAGAGTGGGGATCCATGGATGAGACTACTGTGAGGTTTGGAGTGAGTAATTGGGATGGGTGTGTTCAGTGTTGTGGTTGTCTGATGgcctgtgtggagtgtgtgtgtgtactgggttgCAGGAAAGGGGAGCAGATAACTGATAAGAATGGTGCTGACAGTTTTAAGAGAGAAGTTGGGGAGTATgtggtgagaatgtgtgtgtgtgtgtgtgtgtgtgagttccttTTACAGCTTGTGGGATGATATAGATATGAAGAATCAAAATTTCATATAAAAGTATCTTActgtaaaatgaagaaaaaggagaagaatccATTGTATAGCCATAAGAGACCAATCAAACTTGATTTATTTTTATGGCATAAAAACACTTCATGTTTTCTCTGATGTTGTTGTAAGATTCAAgagaatcattaaaaaaaaaaaaaaaaaaaaaaaaaagcactcacaTGACAATATTGTTAAGGTCACATGAATGAAGTGGTCAACACCCCTTCCTATCCTGCCTGTGCACCATCCCTTACAATTTCTGCAAGGCATCTCAACACCACCCTTACAATTCCAGCAAGGCATCCGCTGTCCCGACACCACTCATACAGTTCCCACAAGGCATCCCGACACCACCCTTTTAATTCTTGCAAGACATCCTGACACCACCTTTACAATTCCTGCAAGGCATTTTAGACACCACCCTTACATTTCTCACAACTTATGTGCAAGGCATCCCAAAAACACCCTTGAAATTCCCACAAGACATCCAGACACCACCCTTACAATGCTCGCAACTTACACGCAGGGTATCCCAACACCATCCTTACAGTTCTTGCAACTTATGCGCAAGGTATCCAGACACTACCCTTACAATGCAGCCACAAGGCATCCAGACACTACCCTTACATTTCCCACTCCCTGATCCCTACCTCCACCAGGTCCTATCGGTTTCTACATTACCTTACCTCACCCATGGCCATGATTGCCGCAATCTTGAGGACAGAAGCAGCAAaataaacatactgtacacagtATGGATGATTTTATCAACAGTAACCCAGGTTATAGTATTAGTGTTCAGAAAATGACAATGGTGATAATGAACTAATATGCTCTTGTTGTGACAATAGTCATCTTATTAATGGCAAGAAGTGTGTGTTCACTGCAATCACTATTAAAGTATTACATGAAAAATATGGCAGACACAATAACATAACCACTATCATTTTCTTTGGCTCAAGAGGAATGCAATGAACTGTTTTAAGGAGACcttatttgtttagtttttgtgttGAATGTACTTTCAGCTGACCTTTATTGCAGACGTTTCATGAGTCCCCAGTGCGCACACAGTGCCCCCATTGTCGTGCGGACATTGTCACTGCAACTCAGTACGAGTCTGGAACATTCTCCTGGCTGATGTGTGTCATCCTGTGCCTCGTGGGGTAAGCTTTCCTGCTGGCTTTCAAGCAGTTGTTGTCATTGTATTGTGATGCCAAGTGTTCTAAAGCGGCACATTCGGACCCTTTACACATTAGTTATTGAACTTATTCTGTTGTGTATGGTTAATCTTTTTGTTTGCTTCGTTTTTAGCATTTTTGTGATTTGAGAATGCTTGTGTCCATGTTAGGAAATGGTCCAAGTTGCAGTTATTTTGTTTCTAATCtgtattttaattacacatgtaGATTATCATGGGTTCTTACAGAGTTTGAGGTATATTATGACTGGTAATGTGCAAGATTAGAAGTATGTATGTGAGGTTTTGTTTCAATTAATTCATGTGTATGAGTTTATGATAAGAAGTATATGTGAGTTTATCTTTCAAATGGATGAGTGTATCTGCATGTTttgctgtgtgcgtttgtgcatgcatgcctgcattcttgtgtgtgtgagtataaaaTGTCACATAgcttgttttttatatatatattttttacacaAGTCAGTTTGGTATTACATGTGGATTGCTGAAAAGAATAGGTTGGTGAAATAGTGTGATGGTTCTGTTATCTGATACAGATATCATGTGGATGTTTTGATAtgtgtctcagtgtttgtgtgtgtgcgtgtgcgcacgcatatgtgcgtgcatgcttgtatatgtgACTTAACTAGTTAAACGCTACATCAGGTGTGTCTCTTtctagaaagtttttttttttctggacccaAGTCAGTTTGGCATTATAAGCAGATTGCTGAAAAGAATAGTGTGAAGGTTCTGTGATCTGAtgcacattgtgttgtattatacttCTGTCCCAACTGAATTCTTTGTGTGAAATATGGGCTCctgtctccagggagagcacgtcgctacaatgagagcaccaTGGATtattctatcttttcttctttgtttcttctgcctgcaagtgtttatgttttcctatcaaagtagattatTTCTTGATATTATCCCATGGCACTATTTCGACAGGTGTCAGCTGGGCTGCTGTCTGATCCCGTTCTGCATGGATGGGTGCCAGGATGTGATTCACACCTGCCCCAACTGTCGCCAGCAGATCTCCCGCTGGAACCGGATGTAAGCTCAGCAACCGCCTGGAGAGCTCAACTGCTGCATGGGTATTGACCACCCACCTTCATGCCACTCTTGCTGGCTattaaacaacacacaaaatTGATTGGGAGGGAAACTAATTTGATGGagagtttgtcttttttttctgtgtgttttaaaaaaagaagaaaaaaaaaagaagaattacttcctgttttttttgttttgtttttttttctctttttttttttctttcttttttatgtgatAATTCTTTTCGCTCTTTTGTTGATGAGTGGAAATAACAAGTATAATCATGTGTGTCACAAAATGGTGTTATTTTGTTCTACATGACCTATGTTTTGACAtgacctgtctttttttttttttttttttcacagacccgtttatttttttttctacttgatATGTTTTAGGTAAAAATTTGTATTTGTCCAAAAACTTTATTTGCTCATTTTAGTGGCATTGCTGATTCTTTGAGGGTTTTCTGCTGTAGTGATTTGTCAGAAGGAAACGTTAAAAAATGTGACCAGTCCATTGTTAGTGCTTAAACGTTTTTGTATATATGGTCCATATATACAGGTTTACTGTTATGCCCGTACTTTCTTCATGAAATATTGAAAAGCACTGTTGTCATTACAAGatgctttttatttcatttttatttgtctttcttatGTTTATACATTTGAGGTTGTTGAGAAGAAAGagtgttttgggtgttgttttttaaaatctatgattgtgcttctttctttttttcttttttggatagGACTTAACAAAATGGATACAGAATAAGGGACTTGGCTTAGAACAACAGGTCCTCTGTTGATGTCCCAAATTCATTTTCATtctgacattgaaaaaaaaaatctttcttgatatgattTTCAGTACAAAAAAGTTATTTTTGTAATTTGATAATAAAAAATTCATTTGTGTTCTCCTTTAATGTTCTATTgatatttttaaaataaaaaatcacgCCTTGTATGTGTGATTGACCATTTTGATGATCATCATGCTAGATGTGATGTACTGTAAATAATGTCCTGTGTGTTTGGTGATAATCTTGTTAGATGCGGTGTATTATCATGCATCAGGTCagtgtgaaaggaagggagaataCCTTGGTTGATTAGAGTGTGCTTGTGTCCTGCAAGCATTCATGCATGTGCACCAGTACCATCCACTCTCACAtgcacatgagcgcgcgcgcacacacatgcacattccacacactcacacatagtaAGACCAAGTAAAGGACAGACTGGTAAAATCTAGACTTTTCTTCTTGCCAGCATGTTTTGTACAGAGCCGGTCATTTTATATGACTATTGTGTTTTCCATGTGATTTCCACGTATTACAGCTGATATATAATCTGCTTTGACTGTGCATGAGGCTATAGTGTTTGCGTAGAAATTTGTTTTTACCATTTTGATTTGGAAAAGGAAAAGATAGTGGTACTTTTATTTTGAAAAATGATACAAATTTGAGCCCGTTATTGCAGCCAATTTATCATCTTCTTTgattgtgtgtgaggggatggtgtgtgttagTATTGAGAAATGTCTTAAGATTTGAAttaatacccccccaaaaaaaaacaaaaaacaaaaacaaaaacaaacaacccaaacaaacaaacaaaacaaaacaaaaaaacaacaacaaaaatcaatggaACTTTGATGAATAACATTTTGAGCTGATGCACTTCTCATGGTAAAGAAAAGTGAGCCATGAATCTCTCAACTTCCCATCCTTGTATACCCAAGAAGGTTGTGGCTTTATTCCTGTTgcctctagaaaaaaaaaaatatggatgaGGTAGAGTAACACAAAGATGCCGAATTGAAAGGACCACTTTTAAATGtatctgtcattttctttctcttttgattGTTTACAAGGCAAAAAAAGAAGGCATGATCTTGTTCAGAACAGTGAAATATGTAGCATGTATTGAATATTCTGgtacaaacataattattataacaCTATTTATGTAATGCTCGGATATGCATGAACTTCTGAAACATGCAACAGCAAAAGTTAGGCTGGGTGTGTCAGAACTGGCAAATTGGCAGAGACAGTTACATAGATAAAAGAGAACATAATGATATATTTTTGGTTTGTCTGCTGTGTCAAATGTTCAGAGAAGGTgatttacatttttgttttatgCTGTCCAGCTCTTGGTGAAATTAGATTTGAGTTTATTTCCTCTTAGATATTATCAGTATCCAGATAAAAAGTACTGACAGAAATATGACTGACGAAActaaatcatgttgcttatagctcaaaggggccatttcagggctggaaTCAGCTAAAAGGTGTATCAGGAATGTTTAGTGTATCATGAGCTAAATACCAGTGAAGTAAACAGTAGTTAAAACACATTTCTACTATGATATGCCAGTAAGTTATAATTACCAGTGTTAAAAGTAGTCAAGAACATGTTAATTCTAGTGAATTTTAAGAGTGATTGTACTTATTTTGTTTGCCAGCAAATTAACCATTGTGTAGAACATCTTATTTCTGCTCAGATCATttaaagcagacagaaaaaaaaatgtatgctttTGTCTTTGATGCTTCACAGTACATCGCTTTTCACTGTGTTCTCTGTAAATATTTGTGTCCTGTTGGTTATGGAAAATACAAGTAGGACCAAAGTTAATAGGCAGAACTATACAGACATCTATTATTCTTGGCCTTAACATACAGCATCATCTTCAAAATGCTCTAATTtacctctgtttctttgtgttatGAATtgatcaaaaaatgaaaaagagaggaaaggtACATGAGAACGGACATGtgtgaacatacatacacacttacagaGACAGATGTGCCTACTCAGCAGCCTTTCTctgcacatatattcacacacatcaGTTCTTTTCTCATAATTGTACTTACCATCAGTATGCCTTTTTGATACTTTTTATGGtcattgtttaaaaaacaacaacaaaaaaaaccccttgaAGAATGCTTGAAGGTCTGTTCACATGAAACTTTACATTTGGTTTTGTGCCCTCTGTTTTTGTTGAAATATGAGTATAAAATTTATCCAAATCAAGGGTTCTTTCTTCAGGTACGGCAACAGGTTACCCATGTTCGTAACATATATTCAGTGGTTTTTATTTCTGCTGAATGTGAATGTCTTTCCTGTGTAACACTTGATACAGCTGGCATAAGTGAATGAACTGCTGCATAActcttccttccccaccctctcgctctctttcttccatgcttgttttttttgtttaggcCATATTACAACTTACAATTCAATATAGCTCAGTGTTTGTAGTATATGAGGaactttggttttttttaaaccatgattaacatacataattatatatatatatatacttttattttttattgggtTTGATTTGGTTTCATTcatatattaaaaacaaaatgtacatatGCTTGCttttctatgtgtatatatagagccaatgtgtgtgtgcagttgaaaTATTTCAGTGCtgacacatgaaaagaaaaagattctccttgtgttttgtaaaaaaaaacaaaaaaaaacacacaccaaaaaccaaacaaaccagcaTTCATGAACTGTAAAAAGCAAAACCGAACAAACCAGCTCATAAACTGTTTTGGCGTTCACTTTAGCACACAAAGGCACTAACTTGTGTCATTTTTTCTGCTTTTAAAAGGATCTTGTTATTCATGGGCTGTGACCCCCAAGTTCACTGGAAAATTATACACATGTGCCAGTTGGCTTTTATGTGTCTGACTGCTTTTAcctttgccatgtaggcagtcatactctgtttttggggtgggggtgcatgcctgggtatgttcttgtttccataacctaccaaatgCTGGCATGGATTGTGGGATAtttgatgtgtgtatttgatttttcgcaggcgtatacacaggaagggggttcaggcactaacaggtctgcacatctgttgacctgggagataggaaaaatctccaccctttatacaccaggtgctgtgactgggattcgaacacagtaccctcagattgatagtccaacactttaactgctcagctattgcacccattATTTCTACTGCCCCTGATATGCAGTttgagtggcattactcccacactgctcattccaagtccccttGACACCGCTACATCTGGGTCCGTCTGCTGCAGTCTGAGtgatgcaacattttttttttttttgtgtgtgtgtgtgttttttttttaagaattgtaCATTACAAAGTTTAAGCTGGTCTGTCTCATTTCGGTTTCCTTTACCTGTCATTGCAGACATCATACCAATGCGCATATCTTAAAGAGagattcagcttcagtttcaaggaggtgtcaaaacatgAGGACAGATCCACATGCATTTTCACCACTTCTGGTATGAAGGGAAAAGATGGAGCTGAATTTCGACCTTTGCATGAACTCaaaatgctggtcaggcatattgCCCAAGAATAGTCTCGTGATTATTACCGATTTTCTACACACTTGTGACTTCATGGGGTGAAAATAGATGATCATGGAAAACCACTGAGATGTCTGcttatgaaaataaagaacaggTTGCATTTTCCCAAAAGGTGTCTTTGAGAAAATCCTCAAAAGTTTTTATTTCTAAATCAGACCATTTACATGAAGCAGGGCGGCTTTGATGCCCAAAATGCTTTGCTTGTTTACAAAGCACTACTTCTAAATTTGTATCTTGTTATTGTAACTAATACAACATGCGCAACACAGTTCCCATAATTATTGTAACT from Babylonia areolata isolate BAREFJ2019XMU chromosome 18, ASM4173473v1, whole genome shotgun sequence encodes:
- the LOC143292674 gene encoding lipopolysaccharide-induced tumor necrosis factor-alpha factor homolog, which produces MADAPPPPYSTVADNKAGPYPPAQAGYPPQGYGQPTPGAYPPPQGGYPPPAAGYAPPQGGYPPAGGAAHSTVVVTQPAMTIVQTFHESPVRTQCPHCRADIVTATQYESGTFSWLMCVILCLVGCQLGCCLIPFCMDGCQDVIHTCPNCRQQISRWNRM